The [Clostridium] colinum genome includes the window TTGGTGGTGCTGTTGCTATAAATAATAATCTTTCTTATCTAGTTGGTACAGAAATGGTAGAAACTTTTTATATGGATAATTACTATTTAAAAACGGCTGTTGAAACTGGTCTTTTTGGCTTATTTGCATTTGTAATACTTATGTATCAAATAATAATAAATAGTATAAGAACGATTAGAATAACAACAGATAAAATATCTAAAGAACTAGAAATAGGTATCTTTGCTGGCCTTTTTGGAGTTATTGTCCACAACTTTGTAGAAAATGTTTTTGAAGTACCTATGATGACATCTTGTTTTTGGCTTTTAGTAGCAGTACTTATGCATTTTTGGTATATAAATTATAATAAAAATACAGTTTTAACAAATAAAAAATAAGAAGGGATAACCAATGATTAACTTATTAATAGCTGGCTATCATGGATATGGAAATTGTGGCGATGAGGCAACTTTAATGGCTATGACAACAAATATTAAAGAAATGGCACCAGATGTTAATATAACCGCTATTTCCCATATTCCTGAATTGACAAAAACCGAATACAATATTAATTCTGTGCAAAGATTTAATGCTATTGAAGTAATTAAAGCTATTTTTAAAAGTGATATCATACTATCTGGCGGAGGAACTTTAATACAAAATGGCACTAGCACACGTTCACTTTTATATTATTTAAGCATAATAAAAGTTGCAAAGCTTTTTAAGAAAAAAGTAATGCTTTATTCTAATGGAATAGGACCTGTAAATGGCAATATAAATAGAAAATTAGTAAAAATGGTAGTAAACAACGTAGATTTAATTACCCTTAGAGAAGAATTTTCTAAAAATGATTTATTAGATATGGGCGTTAAAAAACCAGAAATCCATATTACGGCAGATGCTGCATTTACCCTTAAATCAATATCAGATAAAAGTGCAATAAACTTTTTAATAAAAGAAAAAATACCACTTGATAAAGACATTATAGGTGTATCTGTTAGAAATTGGAGCAAAGCAAAATATGGTGATAAATACATTAAAGAAATTGCCAAAGCCTGTGATAATATGGTAAAACAAGACAAAACTGTTCTCTTTATACCTATGGAACAACCAAAAGATATAGAAACCTCTAAAAAAGTTATGTATGAAATGAAACAAGATAGCTATATATTACAACAATCGTATAAACCAGACGAAATACTTGGTATAATAGGACAAACAAAACTTATACTTGGTATGAGACTTCATACATTATTATTTTCTGCATCAAAAAAAGTACCTATGATAGGGTTAGTTTATGACCCTAAAATAGAATATTATCTAGATGTTTTAAATATGCCAAATGGTGGTGATATTAGAACTGGTGATATAGATGCAAAAAAACTTACAGCTCAAATGGAGGGTATGTTTATGGGGCTTGAAAGATATGAAAATATACTAGCCGAAAAAATAAACATACTACTAGATAAAGCTAAACAAAATGAAATTCTTTTAAATAAAGAACTTAATAAAATAAGAAATAAGAAAAAATAACTTATTTATAGGGGGAATAAAAATGAAACAAAAAATTTTAGTTGGAATACAGATATTTTTAGCTACAACAACTATAGCAACTGTTATAGCATTTGCTAACCCTGCTGGTAGCTCAGAAGACCCGTTGGTAGCTAAAAGCTATGTTGATGATAAAATAAACCAAGTTTTAGAAGTAATAAACAGTACAATTAACACAGAAGGCGAAATATCTAATAATACTAATGTTCAAATTAGTGGTAATAGCTTTAAACCTGTTTTAGTCGAAGTTGGACAAACTATATATGGAAAAGAAGGTACAGAAATTATATTAAGAAGTGGAAAAGGTAATGCTGTAATACCTGGTGCAGAAGGTATTGCTAATATAACAAATGGTCTAGAAGTTAAAAATAAAAATACTATAAATAAAAATCACCTTCTTATAATACCTAGAAGTGACGGTAGAGGTATAAAAGTTACAGAAAAAGCTTGGTTTTTAGTAAAAGGTGATTATGAAATAAAATAAAAGGAGTTTTTATATGTCTTCTACAATTTGCAACATATTAGGCGTTCCTATAAATAATATAACTTTAAATGAAGCTTTAAATTTAGTACTTTTATTTCTTGAAAATGATGAAAAAAAATTAATTTTTACACCTAACCCTGAATTTATTATGAATGCTCTTCAAGATGATGAATTTATGGATATTTTAAATAAAAGTAACCTAAATATACCAGATGGTATAGGAGTAGTTATAGGTGGAAAAATGTTAGGCTACAACATAAGAAAACGTGTAGCAGGATTTGATTTAATACAAAATATTTTTTCTAAAATAAAAAATACAGATAAAACAGTATATTTTCTTGGTGCTAATGAAGAAACTATTAATTTGGCTAAAGAAAAAATGGAACAAAAATATAAAGGCCTTAAAATAGTTGGTGTTCATAATGGATATTTTACTGAAGAAGAGGATAAAATAATAATACACAATATAAATAAACTTAATCCAGACTTATTGTTAGTTGGGCTTGGCTCTCCTCGACAAGAAAAATGGATATATAAAAATAAAGATTTACTTAATGTTAAGGTTATGATAGGTGTTGGTGGTAGCTTTGATGTTATGAGCGGA containing:
- a CDS encoding WecB/TagA/CpsF family glycosyltransferase, with the protein product MSSTICNILGVPINNITLNEALNLVLLFLENDEKKLIFTPNPEFIMNALQDDEFMDILNKSNLNIPDGIGVVIGGKMLGYNIRKRVAGFDLIQNIFSKIKNTDKTVYFLGANEETINLAKEKMEQKYKGLKIVGVHNGYFTEEEDKIIIHNINKLNPDLLLVGLGSPRQEKWIYKNKDLLNVKVMIGVGGSFDVMSGNVKRAPKIFIKLNLEWFYRLITQPTRFKRMLKLPLFIIEVLKYKIKGGKNERNIKE
- the csaB gene encoding polysaccharide pyruvyl transferase CsaB; this translates as MINLLIAGYHGYGNCGDEATLMAMTTNIKEMAPDVNITAISHIPELTKTEYNINSVQRFNAIEVIKAIFKSDIILSGGGTLIQNGTSTRSLLYYLSIIKVAKLFKKKVMLYSNGIGPVNGNINRKLVKMVVNNVDLITLREEFSKNDLLDMGVKKPEIHITADAAFTLKSISDKSAINFLIKEKIPLDKDIIGVSVRNWSKAKYGDKYIKEIAKACDNMVKQDKTVLFIPMEQPKDIETSKKVMYEMKQDSYILQQSYKPDEILGIIGQTKLILGMRLHTLLFSASKKVPMIGLVYDPKIEYYLDVLNMPNGGDIRTGDIDAKKLTAQMEGMFMGLERYENILAEKINILLDKAKQNEILLNKELNKIRNKKK